The Williamwhitmania sp. DNA window AAATTTTTAGCAAGCGAATACACAGTGCATATTGACAATGCTGACCCATGGGAAGGAAAGACTTTAGATTGGAATGAATTTGAAACACGGTTAAACTACACTTTCAATTCATTCCCAGACATTCACTTTGACATTAAAACTGCTGTATCTGACGGGAATCTTGTTGCAATAACTTGGGTTATGACAGGAACAAACACAGGGAAAATAGGGCAATTACCAGCGACAAATAAAACGATAGAAGCAAAAGGAGTGACTATATATCATTTTAAGGATGGAAAAATTTGTGGTCACACACAGGTGTATGACAGAACTACTATTATGAGACA harbors:
- a CDS encoding ester cyclase produces the protein MNNETTLREFMKSVWNEKNVATISKFLASEYTVHIDNADPWEGKTLDWNEFETRLNYTFNSFPDIHFDIKTAVSDGNLVAITWVMTGTNTGKIGQLPATNKTIEAKGVTIYHFKDGKICGHTQVYDRTTIMRQLGFIR